From Vitis vinifera cultivar Pinot Noir 40024 chromosome 5, ASM3070453v1, the proteins below share one genomic window:
- the LOC100248619 gene encoding protein PUTATIVE RECOMBINATION INITIATION DEFECT 1 — MMLEEEEEEVYPATCSQGHRSTLILQTMEGGRICLICFTNLLSNPTSPTFHVSHALSQLSHALSHPPFLHSLLSHHPHLLVSPLLHSLSFFNDHSIASQIIHLVLFLSNSSHSSSLYGEFVSRIASILSGSKLHWSPRQASMLHCLGVLLNCETNNPYAHIKDKSALVFNLVAGLQLPSEEIQGEILFVLYKLSILQYASEEGDGSDLLFSFCPKLLHLSMEALMKTQSDDVRLNCVALLTVLAQRGYFENAFANDISIRDCCEADNFMEVTEHEKDVLPLNILFAEAIKGPLLSSDSQLQLGALDLIFYYLSWERGSSKRIQVLVEENIADYVFEILRLSECKDPVVNSCLRVLDLLSIAEHAFGQRLAIGFTTLLPVLQYVVEVPFHPVQTPTLKLIRNCILNYPGMVSITQIEEIGLILTRMLRRHINGDVDMLPETLIIACSILVDLMKSPSSHEALTLRTIVQESVRHAILASLCLYEKHPNQILHSLYLLKEAYAFSHEGNSTKNEANLELGNCIIDVCRTHLLPWFATAINEMEYEEIVLGVLEAFHSVLLQDSYAQAKEFVMILVSSSWFSLSFGCLGLFPSEKMKWRVYLMFSSIVDVLLGNESGQPIRDAALYLPSDPSDLLFLLGQKSTQNLELLSCQSAVLLILYTSSLYDERLADEKLVLASLEQYILVNNSDLLCGAADSVSITRLMNLYGLYRGLAKVGYQIPYSPEAERILFELVAQNEWDLSSATINFTSLKWLFQQEKIIKPLSYQILKFCRNNSSSGSHIIIHGNDSQNIDVQGLAKLVAAGDNLGAVLLVSLLQQLIEEEGNECDIISVVNLMVDIINIFPAASDQLSMHGIGNGIQDLFSHSSHSLSQQMFVAIAILIFDILWSVQPETLSDGETWLSVTMKLMGYLIPMVTAGGWTQESLLVLGILSLILHHSTNQALVEASKAILLNDSLVSMINNVIHTSCSKGPALIEDDEETRNGETLTFVLLLHFFSCRSFNAVLPGTLDWQNLLDPSNKTQPLSLISIHCHDLCRLMHFGSPLVKLVASYCLMELFTRITDLRNRKHDELKWNMGHLISVMAILEGLVFYSDIRVAMNCALCLSMILGWEKLWMQDTKVIGRCNWCRLIVEELAMSLAVPSLASKSFMNHHKPAVHVAVALLKLHSIPGWMKSVFDDSCISGIIENLSVSNVSMETVLLFRELLNHEYLKDEQIACLNRVFQACRKHIYSGNTQDESREENIEKVIALPDDLGKACEFLIHLMSSNSSAHKGSKRLLEEIEMFSKSLTLENDG, encoded by the exons ATGATgttggaggaggaggaagaagaagtgtATCCAGCAACATGCTCACAGGGCCACAGATCCACCCTCATCCTCCAAACCATGGAAGGAGGCAGAATCTGCCTCATCTGCTTTACCAACCTCCTCTCCAACCCTACTTCCCCCACCTTCCACGTCTCTCACGCCCTCTCTCAGCTTTCCCACGCCCTCTCTCACCCCCCTTTTCTCCATTCCCTTCTCTCCCACCACCCTCACCTTCTCGTCTCCCCTCTTCTTCACTCCCTCTCCTTCTTCAACGACCATTCCATCGCCTCCCAGATCATTCATCTcgttctctttctctctaattcttctcattcttcttcCCTTTATGGGGAGTTTGTCTCTCGGATTGCCTCCATCCTCTCAGGTTCTAAGCTCCACTGGAGTCCGCGCCAGGCCTCTATG CTTCATTGCTTAGGGGTTCTCTTGAACTGTGAGACGAATAATCCTTATGCCCACATCAAAGACAAAAGTGCCCTTGTCTTCAACCTTGTTGCAGGTCTTCAGTTGCCTAG TGAAGAGATCCAGGGGGAGATCCTGTTTGTTCTCTACAAACTATCTATCCTCCAATATGCATCTGAGGAGGGTGATGGGTCTGaccttttattttccttttgccCCAAGCTCTTGCACTTGTCAATGGAAGCTCTTATGAAGACCCAAAGTGATGATGTTCGTTTGAATTGTGTAG CACTCTTGACAGTGTTGGCTCAAAGGGGTTACTTTGAGAATGCATTTGCTAATGACATAAGCATTAGGGATTGCTGTGAAGCTGATAACTTCATGGAAGTGACAGAACATGAAAAAGATGTGCTTCCTCTGAATATCTTGTTTGCTGAAGCTATCAAAGGCCCACTACTTTCTTCGGATAGTCAACTTCAACTTGGCGCACTGGATttgatcttttattatttatcatggGAAAGGGGTTCAAGCAAACGGATTCAAGTCTTGGTGGAAGAAAACATTGCAGATTATGTATTTGAAATACTAAGATTGTCAG AGTGCAAGGACCCAGTGGTTAACTCCTGCCTTCGAGTTCTTGATCTTTTATCAATAGCTGAGCATGCTTTTGGACAAAGACTTGCTATTGGATTCACTACACTGCTTCCTGTTCTGCAGTATGTAGTTGAAGTTCCTTTTCATCCTGTTCAAACTCCAACACTGAAGCTCATTAGGAATTGCATTTTGAACTACCCTGGAATGGTATCCATTACacaaattgaagaaataggTCTTATCTTGACAAGGATGCTTAGAAGACATATTAATGGGGACGTGGACATGCTTCCAGAGACGTTGATTATTGCATGCTCAATCCTTGTAGATCTCATGAAGTCTCCTTCTTCTCATGAGGCTTTAACTCTCAGAACAATAGTTCAAGAATCAGTTAGACATGCCATTTTAGCTTCTCTATGCCTCTATGAGAAACATCCCAATCAAATTTTGCACTCCCTTTACTTACTGAAAGAGGCATATGCATTCAGTCATGAAGGGAACTCCACTAAAAACGAAGCTAACCTGGAATTAGGAAATTGTATTATTGATGTTTGTAGAACACATTTACTACCTTGGTTTGCAACAGCCATCAATGAAATGGAATATGAGGAAATTGTCTTGGGAGTACTGGAAGCCTTTCATTCAGTACTGCTTCAGGATTCTTATGCACAAGCAAAGGAATTTGTGATGATTCTGGTTTCATCCTCTTGGTTCAGTTTGTCATTTGGATGTTTAGGATTATTTCCTAGTGAAAAGATGAAATGGAGAGTATATCTGATGTTCAGTTCAATTGTGGATGTTCTTCTGGGAAATGAATCTGGACAACCCATTAGAGATGCGGCTTTATATCTACCATCTGATCCTTCTGATTTGTTGTTTTTGCTGGGTCAGAAGAGCACCCAAAATCTAGAACTATTGTCTTGTCAATCTGCAGTTCTGCTGATACTATATACCAGCTCTTTATATGATGAAAG ACTTGCAGATGAGAAGCTGGTTTTAGCTTCTCTGGAGCAATACATTTTAGTCAACAACAGTGATTTGCTATGTGGAGCTGCTGATTCAGTGTCAATAACACGACTGATGAATCTTTACGGCTTGTACCGGGGTCTTGCAAAGGTCGGCTATCAAATTCCCTACAGTCCAGAGGCTGAGAGGATCCTCTTCGAGCTAGTGGCTCAAAATGAATGGGATTTGTCTTCTGCAACTATAAACTTCACATCATTGAAATGGTTGTTTCAGCAAGAGAAAATCATTAAGCCATTGTCTTATCAAATACTAAAATTCTGCAGAAATAATAGCTCAAGTGGGTCACACATCATCATCCATGGAAACGACAGCCAAAACATAGATGTACAAGGACTTGCAAAGTTGGTAGCAGCAGGAGATAACTTGGGTGCAGTGCTCTTGGTATCTTTATTGCAACAGCTTATAGAGGAAGAAGGCAATGAATGCGACATCATTTCAGTAGTGAATCTCATGGTAGACATCATCAACATTTTCCCAGCTGCTTCAGACCAATTATCCATGCATGGCATAGGCAATGGGATCCAGGATCTTTTTTCCCATTCGAGCCATTCTTTGTCCCAACAGATGTTTGTTGCCATTGCAATTCTAATTTTTGACATTTTATGGTCAGTGCAACCTGAAACACTTTCTGATGGTGAAACTTGGCTTTCAGTGACCATGAAG TTAATGGGGTACTTGATCCCCATGGTGACTGCAGGGGGTTGGACTCAAGAAAGTCTCTTAGTACTCGGTATTCTTTCCTTGATCTTGCATCATTCCACCAACCAAGCCCTTGTAGAAGCTTCAAAAGCCATACTTCTGAATGATTCCCTTGTCTCCATGATCAACAATGTGATCCATACAAGCTGTTCAAAGGGACCTGCTCTAATTGAAGATGATGAGGAAACAAGAAATGGAGAAACTTTAACATTTGTGCTTTTACTACACTTTTTCTCTTGTAGAAG TTTTAATGCTGTTCTACCAGGTACTCTGGACTGGCAAAATCTCCTCGATCCATCAAACAAGACTCAGCCACTTTCCTTGATTAGTATTCACTGCCATGACCTGTGCAGACTGATGCATTTTGGGTCTCCTCTGGTCAAGCTGGTTGCTTCATATTGTCTGATGGAGTTGTTTACCAGAATAACAGACCTGAGAAACAGAAAACACGATGAATTAAAATGGAACATGGGGCATCTAATTTCTGTAATGGCTATATTAGAAGGATTGGTTTTTTACAGTGACATTAGAGTGGCTATGAACTGTGCCCTCTGCTTATCAATGATTCTGGGGTGGGAAAAGTTATGGATGCAGGACACAAAAGTAATTGGAAGGTGTAACTGGTGCAGGCTAATTGTTGAAGAGCTGGCTATGTCTTTGGCAGTTCCTTCTTTGGCGTCAAAATCATTTATGAATCATCACAAACCTGCGGTTCATGTAGCTGTAGCATTGCTGAAACTGCACAGCATTCCTGGGTGGATGAAGTCTGTGTTTGATGATTCCTGCATTTCTGGTATAATTGAAAACCTTTCAGTCAGTAATGTGAGCATGGAGACAGTGCTTCTGTTTCGGGAATTACTGAACCATGAGTACCTGAAGGATGAGCAAATTGCCTGCCTAAATCGGGTTTTCCAG GCATGCAGAAAACATATTTATAGTGGGAATACACAAGATGAGAGCAGAGAGGAGAATATAGAGAAGGTGATTGCCCTGCCAGATGATTTGGGAAAAGCTTGTGAGTTTCTCATTCACTTAATGTCATCCAATTCATCTGCACATAAGGGGAGCAAGAGATTGCTAGAAGAAATAGAAATGTTTTCCAAGAGTCTAACACTAGAGAATGATGGATAA